A region of Paenibacillus sp. 37 DNA encodes the following proteins:
- the infC gene encoding translation initiation factor IF-3, translating into MINDEIRAKEVRLVGAEGEQIGITPIREALQMAIDLNLDLVNVAPQAKPPVCRIMDYGKFRYEQQKKDKEARKNQKIVDIKEVWFRSNIEEHDYQTKLRNVVKFLNEGDKVKCSVRYRGREIAHAAIGQRILERVKVEVAELCTVERQPKLEGRSMIMILAPKA; encoded by the coding sequence ATGATTAATGATGAGATTCGGGCGAAGGAAGTACGCCTTGTCGGAGCTGAAGGAGAACAAATTGGGATTACGCCCATTCGCGAAGCGCTGCAAATGGCGATTGACCTGAATTTGGATCTGGTCAATGTGGCACCACAGGCTAAACCGCCGGTGTGTCGTATTATGGACTATGGCAAATTCCGCTATGAGCAACAAAAGAAAGATAAAGAAGCCCGTAAGAACCAGAAAATTGTTGATATTAAAGAAGTATGGTTCCGTTCCAATATTGAGGAGCACGATTATCAAACGAAGCTTCGTAATGTAGTTAAGTTTTTGAACGAAGGCGACAAAGTGAAATGTTCTGTTCGTTATCGCGGACGTGAAATTGCACATGCCGCGATTGGTCAACGGATTTTGGAGCGCGTTAAGGTAGAAGTTGCAGAACTTTGTACTGTTGAACGTCAACCAAAATTGGAAGGCCGCAGTATGATCATGATCTTGGCTCCTAAAGCCTGA
- the rpmI gene encoding 50S ribosomal protein L35: MPKMKTHSSLKGRFKITGSGKVLRYKAHKNHLLSHKSKRAKRVLNGNPVMAAGDVRRLKQGLANLKG; the protein is encoded by the coding sequence ATGCCTAAAATGAAAACACACAGCAGTTTGAAAGGACGCTTCAAAATTACCGGTTCCGGTAAGGTCCTTCGTTACAAAGCTCACAAAAACCACTTGCTTTCCCACAAATCCAAACGTGCTAAGCGCGTTCTGAACGGTAACCCAGTTATGGCTGCCGGGGATGTTAGACGTTTGAAACAAGGTTTGGCTAACTTGAAAGGCTAA
- the rplT gene encoding 50S ribosomal protein L20 has translation MARVKGGFVVRRRHKKVLKLARGYFGSKHRIFKTANEQVMKSLVYAYRDRRNTKRNFRRLWIVRINAAARMNGLSYNKLIHGLKLAGVDMNRKMLADLAVNDINAFNSLATVAKGKINA, from the coding sequence ATGGCAAGAGTAAAAGGCGGTTTTGTAGTACGTCGTCGTCATAAAAAGGTTTTGAAACTGGCAAGAGGTTATTTCGGTTCCAAACACCGTATCTTTAAAACAGCTAACGAGCAAGTAATGAAATCCCTGGTATACGCATACCGTGACCGTCGCAACACGAAACGTAACTTCCGCAGACTGTGGATCGTTCGTATCAATGCAGCAGCACGTATGAATGGTTTGTCTTACAACAAACTGATCCATGGTTTGAAACTTGCTGGTGTAGACATGAACCGCAAAATGTTGGCTGATCTGGCCGTTAACGACATCAATGCGTTCAACTCTTTGGCTACTGTAGCTAAAGGCAAAATCAACGCTTAA
- a CDS encoding BMP family protein, whose amino-acid sequence MKKMLSLSLVMLLAVSVMLAGCGSKPKEETNAGGDTGGTSTEAKSDLKIGMVTDVGGVNDKSFNQSAWEALQATETETGTAVKYLQSKSDEEYIPNLNEFVKNGYDLTWGIGYQLEKAIKAVADQNPDSKLAIIDSVVDAPNVKSVTFAEEEGSFLVGVVAGLTTKTNKIGFVGGAESTLIKKFEVGFREGVKAVNPDAQFIPNYTGAFDKPDLGKAAAATMYNQGVDIIFHASGATGNGVFNEAIARKKQGQEVWVIGVDKDQSLEFGDEVTLTSMIKKVDEAVKRVNKEVIDGTFKGGSETLTLKDNGVGIADTSKANVSAETLAKVEEYKEKIINGEIKVPTE is encoded by the coding sequence ATGAAAAAGATGCTCAGCTTGTCTTTGGTAATGTTGCTGGCGGTATCGGTTATGCTCGCAGGTTGCGGTAGCAAACCGAAAGAAGAAACAAATGCCGGAGGAGATACAGGTGGCACATCCACTGAAGCGAAATCCGATCTCAAAATCGGTATGGTTACTGACGTAGGTGGAGTTAATGACAAATCCTTTAACCAATCCGCTTGGGAAGCTCTGCAAGCGACCGAAACAGAAACAGGTACTGCTGTTAAATACCTGCAAAGTAAATCCGATGAAGAGTACATTCCTAACCTGAACGAATTCGTTAAAAATGGATATGATCTAACTTGGGGTATCGGTTATCAGTTGGAGAAAGCTATCAAAGCAGTAGCTGATCAGAATCCAGACTCCAAGCTTGCGATTATTGACAGTGTAGTTGATGCTCCAAATGTTAAGTCCGTAACTTTTGCTGAAGAAGAAGGGTCCTTCCTCGTAGGTGTAGTTGCAGGATTGACTACAAAAACGAACAAAATTGGTTTTGTAGGTGGAGCTGAAAGTACTCTCATCAAAAAATTTGAAGTAGGTTTCAGAGAAGGCGTTAAGGCTGTTAATCCGGATGCTCAATTTATTCCAAACTACACAGGTGCTTTTGATAAGCCTGACCTGGGTAAAGCAGCAGCTGCTACAATGTACAACCAAGGCGTAGACATCATCTTCCACGCTTCGGGTGCTACAGGTAATGGTGTGTTCAACGAAGCAATCGCTCGTAAGAAACAAGGTCAAGAAGTATGGGTTATCGGTGTTGACAAAGACCAATCCCTTGAGTTTGGTGATGAAGTAACATTGACTTCCATGATCAAAAAAGTTGACGAAGCTGTTAAACGCGTTAACAAAGAAGTAATTGATGGAACATTTAAAGGTGGTTCTGAGACTTTGACCTTGAAGGACAACGGTGTGGGAATTGCCGATACTTCGAAAGCTAATGTATCTGCTGAGACACTTGCTAAAGTAGAAGAGTACAAAGAAAAAATCATCAACGGCGAAATCAAAGTCCCTACGGAGTAA
- a CDS encoding ABC transporter ATP-binding protein, which produces MGAATPVVELKQITKRFPGIVANDAISLQLRKGEIHALLGENGAGKSTLMNIVFGLYQPDEGSIEVNGKPVIIDSPNRAIDLGIGMVHQHFKLVQPFTVTENIILGSEPTKGLNINYKKAAAEVQRLSEQYGLKVNPHAKIHDISVGMQQRVEIVKTLYRGADILIFDEPTAVLTPQEIKELMIIMKKLVAEGKSIILITHKLKEIMEISDTVTIIRRGKVIDSVKTSETNPNELAEKMVGRNVTFKVDKKPATPGANVLEVSKLTAKNKEGISVLNQLNLNVRAGEIVGIAGVDGNGQSELIEALTGLRKVESGSILLEGKELSNHSPRHISESGVAHIPEDRHKHGLVLDFSVSENIVLESYYKAPYTRKGFLNFDAIKQQAKRLVEAFDVRTPSIETKARSLSGGNQQKAIIAREVDKNPELLIAAQPTRGLDVGAIEFVQKQLIAQRDQGKAVLLISFELDEIINVSDRIAVIYEGQIVGEVLPEETNDRELGLMMAGSTQKRGTAHE; this is translated from the coding sequence ATGGGTGCAGCAACCCCCGTCGTTGAGTTAAAACAAATTACGAAGCGTTTCCCAGGCATTGTTGCCAACGACGCCATCAGCCTTCAGCTTCGTAAAGGCGAGATCCATGCGCTACTGGGCGAAAACGGCGCTGGTAAGTCAACGTTGATGAATATTGTATTTGGTCTCTATCAGCCAGATGAAGGTTCCATTGAAGTGAATGGCAAGCCTGTCATCATCGACAGCCCTAACCGAGCGATCGATCTTGGCATAGGCATGGTGCATCAGCATTTTAAACTTGTACAGCCGTTCACGGTAACAGAAAACATTATTTTGGGATCTGAACCAACGAAGGGTCTCAATATTAACTATAAAAAAGCAGCCGCTGAAGTTCAGCGTCTTTCCGAACAGTATGGACTTAAGGTGAATCCTCATGCCAAAATTCATGATATTTCTGTCGGAATGCAGCAACGTGTAGAGATTGTTAAAACATTGTATCGCGGTGCAGACATTCTGATTTTTGACGAGCCTACAGCCGTATTGACTCCTCAAGAGATCAAAGAACTGATGATCATCATGAAGAAGCTTGTAGCTGAAGGAAAGTCCATTATTTTGATCACGCACAAACTGAAAGAAATCATGGAAATCTCCGATACGGTAACGATTATTCGACGGGGGAAAGTGATTGATTCGGTCAAAACTTCGGAAACAAATCCGAATGAGTTGGCAGAGAAAATGGTGGGGCGGAATGTCACATTCAAAGTGGACAAAAAACCGGCTACACCTGGAGCCAATGTGCTCGAAGTCAGTAAATTAACGGCTAAGAATAAAGAAGGTATTTCGGTTCTGAACCAACTTAACCTGAACGTACGTGCAGGAGAGATTGTCGGAATCGCAGGCGTGGATGGTAACGGCCAAAGTGAACTGATTGAAGCCCTTACTGGACTTCGTAAAGTAGAGAGCGGTTCAATTCTTTTGGAGGGCAAGGAGCTGTCCAATCATTCTCCGCGCCATATCTCGGAGTCGGGTGTAGCCCACATTCCAGAAGATCGACATAAACACGGACTTGTACTTGATTTTTCAGTGAGTGAAAATATCGTTCTGGAATCGTATTATAAAGCACCATACACCCGTAAAGGGTTCCTTAACTTCGATGCCATCAAACAGCAGGCGAAGCGACTTGTTGAGGCATTTGACGTGCGTACACCAAGCATCGAGACCAAAGCTCGGTCCTTGTCCGGAGGAAACCAGCAAAAGGCCATTATTGCCCGTGAGGTAGATAAAAACCCTGAACTGCTTATTGCTGCGCAACCAACACGTGGTTTGGATGTAGGGGCTATTGAGTTCGTGCAAAAGCAACTGATTGCACAGCGCGATCAAGGGAAGGCTGTTCTGCTGATTTCATTTGAGCTTGATGAGATTATCAATGTATCTGACCGAATTGCTGTTATTTATGAAGGCCAGATCGTTGGCGAGGTGCTGCCGGAAGAAACCAATGACAGGGAGCTCGGCTTGATGATGGCGGGCAGCACCCAAAAGAGAGGTACTGCGCATGAATAA
- a CDS encoding ABC transporter permease, with the protein MNNVLKWFTRDSFILPVVAIIMGLILGGVVMLIGGYNPIEAYGALFTKVFGDMYNFGEAVREMTPLIMTGLAFAFASRAGLFNIGGEGQFLVGMTAATFVGVKFAGLPIYLHAPLALIAGALFGGLWAAIAGYLKAARGVNEVISSIMLNWIGLYLANLIVRQFLLLPGENRSADISDSASISLTWLSELMGDSRVHLGTLIAVVVAVLFYIYMWKTKQGYEIRAVGLNSNAAEYAGMNVNRNIVKAMFISGMLAGLGGAFQVLGVFHYQTLMTGSPGTGFDGIAVALIGLNHPFGVLLGAVLFGTLTYGSAGMSFAADVPPEIIRIVIGSIIFFIAAQGIVRWVLKPFYSKRKKEKVL; encoded by the coding sequence ATGAATAACGTATTGAAATGGTTTACCCGAGATTCATTTATTTTGCCTGTAGTAGCTATTATTATGGGTCTTATTCTCGGTGGAGTTGTCATGCTGATTGGTGGCTACAATCCAATTGAAGCCTATGGTGCACTGTTCACCAAGGTATTTGGTGACATGTACAACTTTGGTGAAGCAGTACGGGAAATGACACCACTAATTATGACTGGACTTGCATTTGCATTTGCATCACGTGCAGGGTTGTTTAATATCGGAGGAGAAGGTCAATTTCTCGTTGGTATGACCGCTGCAACATTTGTTGGTGTTAAATTTGCAGGTTTGCCGATCTACCTTCATGCGCCACTGGCTTTGATTGCCGGTGCATTGTTTGGTGGTCTGTGGGCCGCTATTGCTGGTTATCTGAAGGCGGCACGTGGGGTCAATGAAGTTATCAGCAGTATCATGTTGAACTGGATTGGTCTGTACTTGGCAAATTTGATCGTTCGTCAATTTCTCTTACTTCCAGGTGAGAATCGTTCGGCAGACATTAGTGATTCTGCATCAATAAGTCTGACTTGGCTATCTGAGTTGATGGGGGACTCACGTGTACACCTGGGTACATTGATTGCCGTAGTTGTAGCTGTATTATTCTACATCTACATGTGGAAGACAAAACAAGGCTACGAAATTCGAGCGGTAGGTCTTAACTCTAATGCAGCAGAATATGCAGGAATGAATGTTAATAGAAATATTGTAAAAGCCATGTTTATTAGTGGCATGCTTGCAGGTCTTGGTGGTGCCTTTCAAGTCTTGGGGGTATTCCATTATCAAACATTAATGACAGGTTCGCCTGGAACAGGGTTTGATGGGATCGCAGTTGCCCTGATTGGTTTGAATCATCCATTTGGGGTTTTATTGGGTGCAGTGCTGTTTGGTACCCTCACGTACGGATCAGCAGGAATGAGCTTTGCCGCGGATGTACCACCTGAGATTATTCGGATCGTCATCGGTTCGATTATCTTCTTCATTGCAGCACAAGGCATCGTGCGCTGGGTACTTAAACCGTTCTATTCCAAGCGCAAGAAAGAGAAGGTGTTGTAG
- a CDS encoding ABC transporter permease: protein MDLLTIGQIINTTLVFATALIFASLGGIFSEKSGVTNLGLEGFMVFGAFAAGIGAHYAQEAGMGGTTSAWMGILLAIILGVLVSLIHAVASITFKADQIISGIVINFLAAGSTLYLVKLLFEGAGDSPLVQGFNKFNVPFLENIPLLGEAFFKNVYPTTYLAILFVFLTYYIMFKTPFGLRLRSVGEHPSAADTVGVKVLRYRYIGVMISGALAAIGGAAITLTTTGTFSHNTVSGQGYIAIAAMIFGKWNPIGAFGAAVFFGFSQAIRNYVQMFEWTQSIPQEIIYMLPYMLTLIVLVAAVGRSSAPSALGEAYDPGKR from the coding sequence ATGGACTTGTTGACAATTGGGCAAATTATCAATACGACGCTTGTCTTTGCCACGGCATTGATTTTTGCATCACTCGGTGGAATTTTCTCGGAAAAGTCAGGTGTGACCAACCTTGGACTTGAAGGGTTTATGGTCTTTGGGGCCTTTGCAGCTGGAATCGGAGCGCATTATGCTCAGGAAGCAGGCATGGGGGGAACAACATCAGCCTGGATGGGTATTTTGCTCGCAATTATACTGGGCGTACTGGTATCGCTTATCCATGCTGTTGCGTCGATCACATTTAAAGCAGATCAGATTATCAGTGGTATAGTGATTAACTTTTTGGCAGCGGGAAGTACGCTTTACTTGGTTAAGTTACTGTTTGAAGGGGCAGGAGATTCTCCTTTAGTACAAGGATTTAACAAGTTTAATGTACCGTTCTTGGAGAACATACCTCTTTTAGGAGAGGCTTTCTTCAAAAATGTATATCCGACAACATATCTTGCGATTCTTTTTGTGTTCCTGACATATTATATTATGTTCAAAACACCATTTGGTCTTCGTCTTCGTTCAGTGGGTGAACACCCAAGTGCAGCAGATACGGTTGGCGTCAAAGTCCTTCGTTATCGTTATATTGGAGTTATGATCAGTGGTGCGCTTGCGGCCATTGGTGGAGCTGCAATTACATTGACGACCACAGGTACATTCTCACACAATACGGTTTCAGGCCAAGGTTATATTGCCATTGCAGCAATGATTTTTGGTAAATGGAATCCAATCGGTGCATTCGGTGCAGCTGTATTTTTCGGTTTCTCACAAGCGATTAGAAACTATGTACAGATGTTTGAATGGACCCAAAGTATTCCCCAGGAAATTATCTATATGCTGCCCTATATGTTAACACTTATCGTTCTTGTAGCGGCTGTAGGACGTTCTTCGGCCCCGTCTGCACTTGGCGAAGCTTATGATCCCGGGAAAAGGTAG
- a CDS encoding GNAT family N-acetyltransferase, translated as MIRQRTSKLDDGAIMKLIDTQLVPLSHMSEKEINKIRKEIPLRMNRGMTFVVSPEPDKAAVAFIHFLMHGELLYVDMMAVSPKEQRKRYGQTLLLKAESFAASRGCRRSKVMVDEGNTKGLQFYQKNGYSAIRYIMISRCYELEKTL; from the coding sequence GTGATTCGGCAACGCACATCCAAGCTGGATGATGGCGCCATCATGAAGCTGATTGACACTCAACTTGTTCCTTTATCCCATATGAGCGAAAAGGAAATAAATAAAATCCGCAAAGAAATACCCCTGCGAATGAACAGGGGCATGACCTTTGTTGTCTCGCCGGAGCCAGACAAAGCTGCTGTGGCATTCATCCATTTTCTCATGCATGGGGAATTGCTATATGTCGATATGATGGCCGTTAGTCCGAAAGAACAACGCAAACGATACGGGCAAACTTTGTTGCTCAAAGCAGAGAGCTTTGCGGCATCCAGGGGTTGTCGAAGATCTAAAGTGATGGTGGATGAGGGAAATACCAAAGGACTTCAGTTTTATCAAAAAAATGGATACAGCGCGATTCGATACATCATGATCAGCCGCTGCTACGAATTGGAAAAAACATTATAG